From a single Planctomicrobium piriforme genomic region:
- a CDS encoding ECF-type sigma factor has protein sequence MILNEENCQKYNLDFGFQRTCQFRGESFRLSTTVTEYCTVVDVGVEMPPETPLTEWLQKLKAGDAQAMQQMWQHFFEQLRNVADNRLNHLFNAGVDGEDVAASVFESLWRAAAEGRLAHVQDVDELLWMLLAMTRRKCIDSKRRQMAYRRGGGRTILSLGDSANLFREIVTPEPDPEYLVALNDEFQRVLSKLKDPVLQRIAVLRIEGYTFDEIATLLGLALATIRRKLRLIRQTYRAELDND, from the coding sequence ATGATCTTAAATGAGGAGAATTGCCAGAAGTACAATCTAGATTTCGGCTTCCAGCGAACTTGCCAGTTCAGGGGCGAGTCTTTTAGGCTGTCAACGACCGTTACAGAGTACTGCACAGTCGTTGATGTTGGAGTCGAAATGCCGCCCGAAACCCCCCTGACGGAATGGCTGCAAAAGCTGAAGGCGGGGGATGCTCAAGCCATGCAGCAGATGTGGCAACATTTTTTTGAACAATTGCGCAACGTGGCTGACAATCGGTTGAATCACTTGTTCAACGCAGGCGTCGACGGGGAAGATGTCGCGGCAAGCGTCTTCGAGAGCTTGTGGAGGGCGGCCGCAGAGGGACGCCTCGCGCACGTCCAGGACGTCGACGAGCTCCTGTGGATGTTGCTCGCCATGACCCGGCGCAAATGCATTGATTCCAAGCGGCGGCAAATGGCGTATCGCCGCGGTGGTGGAAGAACCATTTTGTCATTGGGCGACTCTGCGAACCTTTTTCGCGAAATCGTCACGCCAGAACCCGATCCCGAATATCTCGTCGCACTCAATGATGAATTCCAACGAGTTCTTTCGAAATTAAAAGACCCGGTGTTGCAAAGAATTGCGGTATTAAGGATTGAAGGGTATACGTTCGACGAGATCGCAACACTGTTGGGACTCGCACTCGCGACGATCCGCCGCAAACTGCGACTCATTCGTCAGACCTATCGAGCAGAACTCGACAATGACTGA